A genomic region of Danio aesculapii chromosome 21, fDanAes4.1, whole genome shotgun sequence contains the following coding sequences:
- the LOC130214222 gene encoding bile salt-activated lipase-like, with amino-acid sequence MMMAMLGVFISAALFLGTAHGASLGAVLTEGGMVQGKSRSVGLFRYMDTFKGIPFAAPPGRFAKPVAHPGWEGVLKTTDYRKRCLQLNLLATDVIGSEDCLYLNIWVPQGRTVSSNLPVMVFIYGGAFLLGGGQGANFLDNYLYDGEEIADRGNVIVVTFNYRVGAMGFMSTGDDGIPGNYGLWDQHAAISWVHRNIKAFGGNPDNITLFGESAGAASVNFQMISPKNKGMIRRAISQSGVALCPWAISRNPRQFAEEIATKVGCPIDSGMADCLKRADPKDITLAGKLKLTSSPDAPIVHNLYLSPVIDGDFIPDEPETLFGNAADIDYIAGVNDMDAHIFATVDIPSINNALTTTPVEEVQALATALSRDRGQDAGIATFQEYSVNWGDKPNKEKVKQTVVELETDYMFLVPTQAALYLHTDNAKSARTFSYLFTESSRIPVFPLWMGADHADELQYVFGKPFATPIGYFPRHRDVSKYMIAYWSNFAQTGDPNKGESKVPITWPEFSNPGHQYLDINNKMNKNSVKQMLRTRLVYYWTTVFASYPTVRN; translated from the exons ATGATGATGGCGATGCTGGGAGTTTTCATCTCTGCCGCCCTGTTTCTGGGCACAGCACATGGAGCTTCT TTGGGAGCTGTGCTGACTGAAGGAGGGATGGTGCAGGGAAAGAGTCGTAGCGTTGGTCTCTTTCGTTACATGGACACATTTAAAGGAATCCCCTTCGCTGCTCCACCTGGCAGATTTGCGAAGCCAGTTGCTCACCCAGGCTGGGAAG GTGTCCTGAAAACCACTGACTACAGAAAGAGGTGTCTACAGCTCAATCTTCTTGCTACTGATGTTATTGGCAGTGAAGACTGTCTTTATCTGAACATCTGGGTCCCTCAGGGTAGAACCG TTTCCTCCAACTTGCCTGTTATGGTGTTCATCTATGGTGGTGCTTTCCTGCTTGGCGGTGGTCAGGGAGCAAACTTCTTGGACAACTACCTGTATGATGGAGAGGAGATTGCAGATAGAGGAAATGTCATTGTGGTCACGTTCAACTACCGTGTCGGAGCCATGGGATTCATGAGCACCGGAGATGATGGCATTCCTg GAAACTATGGTTTGTGGGATCAGCATGCTGCAATCTCCTGGGTTCACAGGAACATCAAGGCTTTCGGTGGAAATCCAGACAACATCACACTCTTTGGGGAGTCAGCAGGGGCAGCCAGCGTCAACTTCCAG ATGATTTCACCCAAAAACAAGGGCATGATCCGCAGAGCCATCTCTCAGAGTGGTGTTGCTCTCTGTCCCTGGGCCATCAGCAGAAATCCAAGACAATTTGCTGAGGAG ATTGCAACCAAAGTAGGATGTCCCATTGATAGCGGGATGGCAGATTGTCTGAAAAGGGCAGATCCAAAGGATATAACTCTTGCTGGGAAATTGAAGTTAACATCATCTCCTGATG CACCCATTGTGCACAATCTGTATTTGTCCCCCGTCATCGATGGCGATTTCATCCCTGATGAGCCTGAAACTCTTTTCGGGAACGCTGCTGACATTGACTACATCGCTGGAGTCAATGACATGGACGCACACATCTTTGCCACCGTTGACATTCCCTCAATCAACAACGCTCTGACAACCACCCCTGT AGAGGAGGTCCAGGCTCTTGCTACTGCCCTGTCCAGAGACAGAGGACAGGATGCTGGAATTGCAACTTTTCAGGAGTACTCAGTCAACTGGGGAGATAAACCTAATAAAGAGAAAGTCAAGCAGACAGTCGTGGAATTGGAGACAGACTACATGTTCCTGGTGCCAACTCAAGCAGCCCTGTACCTCCATACTGACAATGCCAA ATCTGCCCGAACCTTCTCGTACCTGTTCACTGAGAGTTCTCGTATCCCTGTCTTCCCTCTGTGGATGGGCGCTGATCATGCTGACGAACTTCAGTATGTGTTTGGAAAGCCTTTCGCCACTCCTATTGGCTACTTCCCTCGCCATCGGGACGTCTCCAAATACATGATTGCCTACTGGAGCAACTTTGCTCAAACTGG GGATCCTAACAAAGGCGAGTCCAAGGTTCCCATAACCTGGCCTGAGTTCTCCAACCCTGGCCATCAGTATCTGGACATCAACAACAAGATGAACAAGAACAGTGTTAAGCAGATGTTGAGAACTCGCTTGGTTTACTACTGGACCACCGTCTTTGCCAGTTACCCTACTGTCAGGAACTGA